One region of Candidatus Dependentiae bacterium genomic DNA includes:
- a CDS encoding tRNA-dihydrouridine synthase, translated as MDYFKQELKIKHLSFPRFIGGPLDGITDSPFRKLVRGFSKEELLFTEMRHVCSVVTPKGGAMALDFAQFERPLNFQVSANSPEFVQRACEKIVLAGVDMIDLNVGCPARNVVSSCCGSALMANPVMLEKILKEFKRVIPDHIPFTIKIRAGFKHANAVDIAKLAQDCGVDALSIHPRLQTQMFTGQPDYKIAAEVKKAVSIPVIFSGNVVNFKTAKMTYEMTGVDGFLIGRGIWAKPWKLEEMKQHSLGNEYVVDSNMILQVALKHLSLMVEQFGMHGLMRFRKHLPFYIKGHPSASALRQRLVRSELESDIKEGLQQFLG; from the coding sequence ATGGATTATTTTAAGCAAGAATTAAAAATCAAGCATTTGTCATTTCCTAGGTTTATAGGTGGCCCTCTTGATGGGATTACCGATTCTCCTTTCCGAAAATTAGTTCGCGGCTTTTCTAAAGAAGAGCTGCTTTTTACTGAGATGCGTCATGTCTGTTCAGTGGTTACCCCAAAGGGTGGCGCGATGGCACTGGATTTCGCTCAGTTTGAACGACCTTTGAATTTTCAAGTGTCTGCCAACTCTCCAGAATTTGTTCAGCGTGCGTGTGAAAAAATAGTTTTGGCTGGTGTTGATATGATCGATTTAAATGTTGGTTGTCCGGCTCGAAATGTTGTTTCATCTTGTTGTGGATCAGCTTTAATGGCTAATCCTGTTATGCTTGAAAAAATACTTAAAGAGTTTAAGCGTGTTATTCCTGATCATATTCCATTTACTATTAAAATTCGTGCTGGATTTAAGCATGCCAATGCTGTTGATATTGCAAAATTAGCTCAAGACTGTGGAGTTGATGCGTTATCGATTCATCCGAGGTTGCAAACTCAAATGTTTACAGGTCAGCCTGATTATAAAATTGCTGCTGAAGTTAAAAAAGCTGTTTCTATTCCTGTTATTTTCTCTGGTAACGTTGTTAATTTTAAGACAGCAAAAATGACCTATGAAATGACCGGCGTTGATGGATTTTTAATTGGTAGAGGTATTTGGGCAAAGCCATGGAAGCTTGAAGAAATGAAGCAGCATTCGCTTGGCAATGAGTATGTAGTTGACTCAAACATGATTCTTCAAGTAGCCTTAAAACATCTATCTTTAATGGTTGAGCAGTTTGGGATGCATGGGCTCATGCGTTTTCGAAAACATCTGCCTTTTTACATTAAAGGTCATCCGTCTGCGAGCGCTTTGCGTCAAAGACTGGTAAGATCAGAATTAGAATCTGATATAAAAGAAGGTTTGCAGCAGTTTTTAGGATAG